The Salvia miltiorrhiza cultivar Shanhuang (shh) chromosome 1, IMPLAD_Smil_shh, whole genome shotgun sequence genome has a window encoding:
- the LOC131005231 gene encoding uncharacterized protein LOC131005231 has protein sequence MERQKTTKYGVIDRYVWDSPQPQLAVYVQPSSFRTHALTACLTPLICSIFIPALFNFYSPLLPILLTMDPCPFVRIVIANLALRFPPKSHLPSFSYYCKLKFKGFPNQFADVSLQAADTDAVDSKVHGCFALSKPDLEKLADKSTKFSSLKIEIHRRSGRGAAACAFGSGGKLVGCAVVHLDLRGILENMGKCVIQNGWVLVGGSDVKLHLNVRAEPDPRFVFLFDGEPECSPLVFQVNGNVKQPVFTCKFGLRSSTERIMRSRSSLSEPSTSASCFGSGVGNKEHPLNERKGWSITIHDLSGSPVAAASMVTPFVPSPGTDRVSRSNPGAWLILRPGHSTWRPWGRLEAWSGGDHLGYRFDLIPDGGIDAITLANSNIPTKTGGKFTVDITTGPTPMTSPNSSFDLSSGSGSGSDLGSGSGSGSWAHLLYRGFVMSSTVQGDGRCSKPEVEVGVQHVSCTEDAAAFVALAAAMDLSMDACRPFSRKLRKELRQPDLE, from the exons ATGGAGAGGCAGAAAACGACAAAATATGGTGTGATTGACAGATATGTATGGGATTCCCCTCAGCCTCAGCTGGCAGTGTACGTGCAGCCCAGCTCATTCCGCACGCACGCCCTTACAGCCTGTCTCACCCCCCTTATATGCTCTATTTTCATTcctgctttatttaatttttactcCCCTCTCCTTCCCATTCTGCTCACTATGGATCCCTGCCCTTTCGTGCGGATTGTTATCGCCAATTTGGCCCTCAGATTCCCCCCCAAATCCCACCTTCCTTCTTTCTCCTACTACTGTAAACTCAAATTCAAAGGTTTCCCCAATCAGTTCGCCGATGTCTCGCTCCAGGCTGCGGACACCGACGCCGTCGACAGCAAAGTGCACGGATGCTTCGCCCTCAGCAAGCCCGACCTCGAGAAATTAGCCGACAAATCCACCAAGTTCTCCTCTCTCAAGATCGAGATTCACCGGCGGAGCGGCCGAGGCGCCGCCGCCTGCGCCTTCGGGAGCGGCGGCAAACTTGTCGGCTGCGCGGTGGTGCATTTGGATTTGAGGGGTATTCTCGAGAACATGGGCAAATGCGTCATCCAAAACGGGTGGGTCTTGGTCGGCGGGTCCGATGTGAAGTTGCATCTGAATGTGCGGGCCGAGCCCGACCCGAGATTTGTTTTCCTCTTCGATGGAGAGCCCGAGTGCAGCCCGCTGGTCTTTCAGGTCAATGGGAATGTCAAGCAGCCGGTTTTTACTTGCAAGTTCGGTTTGAGAAGTTCTACCGAGAGGATCATGAGATCGAG ATCTTCACTATCAGAACCAAGCACCTCAGCAAGCTGCTTCGGCTCAGGCGTCGGCAACAAGGAACATCCCTTAAATGAACGAAAAGGATGGTCCATCACCATCCACGACTTGTCCGGATCCCCCGTCGCTGCTGCCTCGATGGTGACACCGTTCGTGCCATCACCGGGCACGGACAGGGTGAGCCGCTCCAACCCTGGGGCGTGGCTGATCCTGAGGCCCGGGCACAGCACCTGGAGGCCATGGGGGCGCCTGGAGGCGTGGAGTGGCGGCGACCACCTCGGCTACCGCTTCGACCTCATCCCCGATGGCGGCATTGACGCCATCACCCTCGCCAACTCCAACATCCCCACCAAGACGGGCGGGAAATTCACCGTCGACATCACCACCGGCCCCACCCCAATGACGAGCCCCAACAGCAGCTTCGACCTCAGCTCCGGCTCAGGATCCGGGTCGGACCTCGGGTCGGGGTCCGGGTCCGGATCGTGGGCGCATCTGCTGTACAGAGGGTTTGTCATGTCTTCGACAGTGCAAGGCGATGGCAGGTGCAGCAAGCCGGAGGTGGAAGTCGGGGTGCAACACGTGAGTTGCACCGAGGATGCGGCGGCGTTTGTAGCGTTGGCGGCTGCCATGGATCTCAGCATGGATGCTTGCAGGCCATTTTCAAGAAAGCTCCGCAAAGAGCTGCGCCAACCGGATCTCGAATAG
- the LOC131005230 gene encoding uncharacterized protein LOC131005230: MYRQSPSRNQRSKGIKVKNVLQVCLLLAVCFWLLYQVKHSHDKKTEFDETDAKSSLQKTNSDEIIRLGRKDIRPRVDLTDKNEGHDEISEEEETTEEVEEDKHGEDDPEDKKVEERDDDEAAGRDDEREEHEQEKFDAEVDREQGLIDGGEREDGEDNEMQETDSEGHFQTEKHSTVDDTDHDAKDRIAHEAREEHYKADDASSAVTHDTRVVTENENEHMENSNEHPGNILEEEMKENNSEETYESETRKDLEVDGREAGRDGHQSNVTTTSVKDDTLHDSENGSTPNNATTEGSTDHLTSNSTTTEVTLESKELPSDNATESKPELGSGQGNVTEGTSSEGSDFKTVDPEQPNNSILNVDSTHSDSNSTGSAETKDAESLPEEFSDSSNNSTDSSVSDNTRLEASNEEGNNTTESSSEKSNEFDGEKSDTSDGTDENLDSTSTDNAEEEVQEDAIDISDTSNSMEEKDIRMDLDTLPEIQTEGSNSEDVAAE, encoded by the coding sequence ATGTATAGACAATCACCCAGCAGGAATCAAAGATCCAAAGGGATCAAGGTAAAAAATGTCCTGCAAGTTTGTTTGCTGCTTGCTGTTTGCTTTTGGTTGCTATACCAAGTAAAACATTCCCATGACAAGAAGACGGAATTTGATGAAACTGATGCCAAAAGCTCACTTCAAAAAACAAATAGTGACGAAATTATAAGACTCGGAAGGAAAGATATCCGTCCCCGAGTGGACCTAACGGATAAGAATGAGGGTCATGATGAAATATCAGAAGAAGAGGAAACTACTGAAGAAGTAGAGGAAGATAAGCATGGGGAAGATGATCCAGAAGACAAGAAGGTCGAAGAGAGGGATGATGATGAGGCAGCAGGTAGAGATGATGAAAGGGAAGAGCATGAACAAGAGAAATTTGATGCAGAAGTTGATAGAGAACAAGGTTTGATAGATGGTGGGGAGAGGGAAGATGGCGAGGATAATGAAATGCAAGAAACAGATTCTGAAGGTCATTTCCAAACGGAGAAGCATAGCACTGTTGACGATACTGATCATGATGCAAAAGATAGGATTGCCCACGAAGCACGTGAGGAACATTACAAGGCAGATGACGCTTCTAGTGCTGTGACACATGATACACGAGTTGTGACTGAAAACGAGAATGAGCACATGGAGAACTCAAATGAACACCCTGGAAATATTTTAGAAGAGGAGATGAAAGAGAATAACAGTGAAGAAACTTATGAAAGTGAGACCAGGAAAGATTTGGAGGTGGATGGCAGGGAAGCAGGTAGAGATGGCCATCAATCAAATGTCACAACCACGTCAGTCAAGGATGACACGTTACACGACTCTGAGAATGGTTCTACTCCTAATAATGCAACAACAGAAGGATCCACTGATCATTTGACAAGTAATAGCACAACTACTGAAGTTACATTAGAGAGCAAGGAGTTGCCCTCAGATAATGCAACAGAGAGCAAGCCTGAGTTAGGTAGCGGTCAAGGGAACGTCACCGAGGGTACATCTTCTGAAGGATCCGACTTCAAAACTGTTGATCCAGAGCAGCCCAATAATTCTATCTTAAATGTGGACAGTACTCATTCGGACTCTAATTCAACAGGTTCTGCTGAAACAAAAGATGCAGAATCACTCCCTGAGGAGTTCTCTGATTCATCTAATAATAGTACGGACTCTTCTGTATCCGATAATACAAGATTAGAGGCTTCAAATGAAGAAGGGAACAACACTACAGAGTCCTCGTCAGAAAAGAGCAATGAATTCGATGGTGAGAAATCAGATACAAGTGATGGTACAGATGAAAACTTGGATTCTACATCGACTGATAACGCTGAAGAAGAAGTTCAAGAGGATGCTATCGATATATCTGATACTTCCAATTCCATGGAGGAGAAAGATATACGAATGGATCTTGACACACTCCCTGAGATACAAACAGAGGGAAGTAACAGTGAAGATGTTGCTGCAGAGTGA
- the LOC131011883 gene encoding agamous-like MADS-box protein AGL29, with protein MNASDDGSNNPSQSNTSESEQKKKGKGRQKITMAKIENETNLQVTFSKRRAGVFKKASELSTLCGAESAVVVFSPGNKPHSFGHPNVETVANRFLHASGGAPSRSNAADQLIMAHSEAAMQQRNQELVGTEAELERERQRKKELDSLPAPPKLDELDYEQLDRLRKSVMGFKREFEAKVKKGAAAASSSVPAAYGYGGGSGSGSAATYGYTVHYPPAGDAMLPYNNYGNPASVVQYDAATGTADADADADAAPDTNKFRGFGRHPGF; from the coding sequence ATGAATGCATCCGACGACGGCAGCAACAACCCAAGCCAATCCAACACTTCGGAAAGCGAGCAAAAAAAGAAAGGCAAAGGGCGACAGAAGATAACAATGGCGAAGATCGAAAACGAGACGAATCTCCAAGTAACGTTCTCGAAGCGGCGCGCCGGCGTTTTCAAGAAGGCGAGCGAGCTGAGCACGCTGTGCGGCGCCGAGAGCGCCGTCGTGGTCTTCTCTCCGGGCAACAAGCCCCACTCCTTCGGCCACCCCAACGTCGAGACCGTGGCCAACAGGTTCCTCCACGCGAGCGGCGGCGCTCCGTCGAGATCCAACGCCGCCGATCAGCTGATCATGGCTCACAGCGAGGCGGCCATGCAGCAGCGCAACCAGGAGCTGGTGGGCACGGAGGCTGAGCTGGAGCGGGAGAGGCAGCGGAAGAAGGAGCTGGACAGCTTACCCGCGCCGCCAAAACTGGACGAGCTTGACTACGAGCAGCTCGATCGGCTGAGGAAGTCTGTGATGGGGTTCAAGCGCGAGTTTGAAGCTAAGGTTAAGAAGGGTGCGGCTGCGGCTTCATCATCTGTGCCTGCAGCTTATGGCTATGGCGGtggcagcggcagcggcagcgCTGCCACCTATGGATACACGGTGCACTATCCGCCCGCGGGGGATGCTATGCTGCCATACAACAACTACGGAAATCCTGCTTCCGTCGTTCAATATGATGCCGCCACCGGTACCGCTGACGCTGACGCCGACGCCGACGCCGCTCCTGACACAAATAAATTTCGGGGATTTGGCCGCCATCCTGGGTTTTAG
- the LOC131011891 gene encoding agamous-like MADS-box protein AGL61, protein MAKKPSMGRQKIKIQKIEVKNHLQVTFSKRRSGLFKKASELCTLCGVEIGIIVFSPAGKVFSFGHPNVESIIDRYLSRNPAPNANDPFHLMEAQRNASVRELNQQLGHILNEVEAERKRGESLDSMRKANQSHYWWESPINKLGLEELEQVKEAMEELKKNVNHQAAKLVNASATSLFMANRAGVFDHYETKPTHGVVTSNINNIAAAAAAANGNFGYCHGFF, encoded by the coding sequence ATGGCAAAGAAGCCAAGCATGGGACGgcaaaagataaaaatccagAAAATAGAGGTGAAGAACCACCTCCAAGTGACCTTCTCGAAGCGGCGGTCGGGGCTGTTCAAGAAAGCGAGCGAGCTGTGCACGCTCTGCGGCGTGGAGATCGGCATCATCGTCTTCTCCCCCGCCGGGAAGGTCTTCTCCTTCGGCCACCCCAACGTGGAGTCCATCATCGACCGATACCTAAGTCGCAACCCGGCCCCCAACGCCAACGACCCCTTCCATCTCATGGAAGCTCAGAGAAACGCCAGCGTGAGAGAACTCAACCAGCAATTAGGGCACATCCTCAACGAGGTGGAGGCCGAGAGGAAGAGAGGGGAGAGCTTAGATAGCATGCGGAAGGCAAATCAGAGCCATTATTGGTGGGAATCGCCCATAAATAAATTAGGGTTGGAGGAGCTGGAGCAGGTCAAGGAGGCCATGGAGGAGCTCAAGAAAAATGTCAATCACCAGGCGGCCAAGCTCGTCAACGCCTCCGCCACCTCGCTTTTTATGGCCAACAGAGCTGGGGTTTTCGATCACTACGAGACCAAGCCTACCCACGGTGTTGTCACTTCCAATATCAATAAtattgccgccgccgccgctgctgctaacGGCAACTTTGGATATTGCCATggatttttctga